The Anolis carolinensis isolate JA03-04 chromosome 2, rAnoCar3.1.pri, whole genome shotgun sequence genome has a window encoding:
- the LOC103277804 gene encoding resistin isoform X1: MVKLYTNKKMKAILVLLFVVLIPAKYASAQRCPVEDAIDAKISAAIDSKVSILVPELSCTSVSARGADVSCPSDYKATGCACGMACGSWDIRGETQCHCQCANIDWTSARCCKVVLSGGFSG; the protein is encoded by the exons ATG GTAAAGTTATACACCAACAAGAAAATGAAAGCCATTTTGGTCCTGCTCTTTGTGGTGCTGATTCCTGCAAAGTATGCAAGTGCTCAGAGATGCCCTGTTGAGGATGCTATCGATGCAAAGATCAGTGCTGCCATTGATTCCAAAG TGTCTATACTTGTGCCAGAGCTGAGTTGCACCAGTGTGTCAGCCCGAGGTGCTGATGTCTCCTGCCCTTCTG ATTACAAGGCCACTGGATGTGCTTGTGGGATGGCCTGTGGTTCTTGGGACATCCGTGGTGAAACCCAGTGTCACTGCCAATGTGCCAACATTGACTGGACTTCTGCTCGGTGCTGTAAAGTTGTATTGTCTGGTGGCTTCTCTGGTTAG
- the LOC103277804 gene encoding resistin isoform X2: MKAILVLLFVVLIPAKYASAQRCPVEDAIDAKISAAIDSKVSILVPELSCTSVSARGADVSCPSDYKATGCACGMACGSWDIRGETQCHCQCANIDWTSARCCKVVLSGGFSG, encoded by the exons ATGAAAGCCATTTTGGTCCTGCTCTTTGTGGTGCTGATTCCTGCAAAGTATGCAAGTGCTCAGAGATGCCCTGTTGAGGATGCTATCGATGCAAAGATCAGTGCTGCCATTGATTCCAAAG TGTCTATACTTGTGCCAGAGCTGAGTTGCACCAGTGTGTCAGCCCGAGGTGCTGATGTCTCCTGCCCTTCTG ATTACAAGGCCACTGGATGTGCTTGTGGGATGGCCTGTGGTTCTTGGGACATCCGTGGTGAAACCCAGTGTCACTGCCAATGTGCCAACATTGACTGGACTTCTGCTCGGTGCTGTAAAGTTGTATTGTCTGGTGGCTTCTCTGGTTAG